The following proteins come from a genomic window of Natronosalvus vescus:
- a CDS encoding DUF5798 family protein yields MGLGSTAKKIQGLSDRAEAMYRQVQELQQRIINLEDEVDDTHDTVKKLDHNITEQRALLLAIADEHGIDGEQILAEAAIDEAEADEDGDETDDVDADSDAEAATTSE; encoded by the coding sequence ATGGGACTTGGCAGCACCGCAAAGAAGATCCAGGGACTCTCAGACCGCGCTGAAGCGATGTACCGCCAGGTGCAAGAGCTTCAGCAGCGAATCATCAACCTCGAGGACGAAGTCGACGATACCCACGACACGGTGAAAAAGCTCGATCACAACATCACCGAACAACGGGCACTGTTGCTCGCCATCGCCGACGAACACGGGATCGACGGCGAACAGATCCTCGCGGAGGCGGCCATCGACGAGGCCGAAGCTGACGAAGATGGGGACGAAACCGACGACGTCGACGCCGACTCGGACGCTGAGGCTGCGACCACCTCTGAGTAA